The Bartonella birtlesii IBS 325 genome has a window encoding:
- the glpX gene encoding class II fructose-bisphosphatase, with amino-acid sequence MLATEKTLNGLDRILTLELVRVTERAAVAAARWRGRGDEKAADQAAVDAMRQELNRLPIDGTVVIGEGERDEAPMLYIGEKVGFQNGLAIDIALDPLEGTTICAKNLANSLAVIAIAEKGNLLYAPDVYMKKIAIGPGYPKGIVDIDASPADNIHALAKAKGVTVSQIAVCMMDRPRHTKLIEEVRATGASIRLIGDGDVAAVIDTTYPEETGIDIYMGIGGAPEGVLAAAALRCIGGQMQGCLQLDTDEKIARAAKMGIGNPNKVYTMEEMVKGDVLFSATGVTDGNMLSGVKFTSRYIQTETLVMRSHTGTIRNIKAQHRDYSKFY; translated from the coding sequence ATGCTCGCAACTGAGAAGACTTTAAATGGACTTGATCGTATTCTAACGCTTGAGTTGGTACGCGTAACTGAACGTGCTGCTGTTGCAGCTGCACGCTGGCGTGGGCGTGGTGATGAAAAAGCTGCCGATCAAGCTGCTGTAGATGCAATGCGTCAGGAACTTAACCGGTTGCCTATCGATGGCACAGTGGTGATTGGTGAAGGTGAGCGCGATGAAGCTCCTATGCTTTATATTGGAGAGAAAGTAGGTTTTCAAAATGGATTGGCGATTGATATTGCACTGGATCCACTTGAAGGAACAACGATTTGTGCAAAAAATCTTGCTAATTCTTTGGCTGTGATTGCCATTGCTGAAAAAGGTAACCTCCTTTATGCTCCTGATGTTTATATGAAAAAAATTGCTATTGGTCCTGGTTATCCAAAGGGGATTGTTGATATAGATGCTTCTCCTGCTGACAATATTCATGCTCTTGCAAAGGCTAAAGGTGTGACTGTTAGTCAGATTGCTGTTTGTATGATGGATCGGCCACGCCATACAAAACTGATTGAGGAAGTGCGAGCAACAGGTGCATCAATTCGTTTAATTGGTGATGGCGATGTTGCGGCTGTTATTGATACAACTTATCCAGAAGAAACGGGTATTGATATCTATATGGGGATTGGTGGAGCACCAGAGGGTGTGTTAGCAGCTGCTGCCTTACGTTGTATTGGAGGACAGATGCAAGGGTGTTTGCAGCTTGATACGGATGAAAAAATTGCACGTGCGGCTAAAATGGGGATTGGTAATCCTAATAAAGTTTATACCATGGAAGAAATGGTAAAGGGTGATGTGTTATTTTCTGCAACAGGTGTAACGGACGGTAATATGCTTTCTGGTGTTAAGTTTACCTCCCGTTATATTCAGACAGAAACTCTAGTGATGCGTTCACATACAGGTACAATCCGTAATATTAAAGCACAGCATAGAGATTATTCAAAATTTTATTAA